From the genome of Chlorocebus sabaeus isolate Y175 chromosome 21, mChlSab1.0.hap1, whole genome shotgun sequence:
GATGTCCAGGTCTAAGGATCAAATTGGGGGTCCACTACTTAATAACTGTACAAACTTAAAGTTACTAAATTCCCCTAAATCCCGAAttcctgtctgtaaaatgagattaagACTCTCCATCCGGTAAgattgctgagaaaattaaatgagataacctgTATCAAACTGATCACTGTACCTGCCAATCAGGTGACCCTCAATAAGCCTTACTGATGCTCTAGTTAACTATTTTCATTCTCAGAGCGCATTATCAACAGAAAGCGCTATAGAAACGTAAGGGAATGATTTGCCCTTCATAAACCGACCCCTATGAACGCATCTAAGGCAGAATCAGTTTGGAAAAGAAACTCAGTTCCCAGTCCCTTCTCTTCGGGGCGGGTAAAGGATGATACGGCTCCCTGAAGTTTGGGAAGGTGCCCTCGCTCGCGGGAAACCCCAGCATTATTCTCGACCGCCCCGCCCCCTACCTTTTTCAGTCACCACGAAGCACTGCTTCACCGGCCCCACCTGACTGAACAGTTCCTCCAGCTGCTCACTGCGGGCCGAAGGCGGGAGGCGGCCCACAAATAAGGTCAGGCCGGCCATGAGACCGGGAAACCCAAAGCGCGTGAGGACGCGAGCAAACTAGACCCGCGCACGCGAGCCGAGAGGCTGGCTTTGGTAGGACAACCAAGCTCACGTGCCGAGAGATTCCGGAAGTGCTCGTTGCTCAAAAGAGATCGGAGGAAAACATGGTCGGGAAGGTGATAAAAGGTTCCGGAATGAGCGGGGCTCCGCCCCCTGCCCTAGCATCGCCCTCGCCACTTTTGTGTAAACTTGGCGTCAATAATTTCTACCCtagtgttacagcttttttaGAATTTGCCTAGCAGGCTTTCTGGTTTTTGCCGGAAAGCCTccaaaaggtaatttttttcttaatataaaaaataaaaatatacaaacaatttCTACCCTGTTTAAAAATCTCACCTCCAGATCCTCCCCAAAGTTAGCAGGACAGGCAGGAGAAGTCGTTTTTGCCCCGGGCCTAACTCAGGATCTGATATATTGGGTGTTTAATATTTTCTGAAGTGCCTCCACAAACTCCCAGATTACGTGCATAAAACACAACCGGAAACAAAGACGTAGACACAGATATATCATATACATCATTCGGACGATTCTCATTTTCGGAGAACATCAGTTGTTTGTCACCTcagcctcaaacaaacaaattgtAGCTACTAaaatacacatagacacagaTCGTACACAattattctttcaataaatatatactgaGCTCCAACCATGAGCCAAGCATTAGGGATAAAATTGGTAAGCAAAGAAAAGACAGGGTCCCTGCCCTTCAGTCTAGTGggggaaacagattttttttttttttttgcagggcctcactttgtcaaccaggctggagtgcactggcacgatctcggcttactgcagcctcgacctcccagcttcaaacagtcctcctgcctcagcctcctgagtagctggaactacaggtgcaccaccacacccggctaatttttgtattttttgtagagacagggtttcaccatgttgcccaggctggtctcaaactcctgagctcaagtaactCGCCccccttagcctcctaaagtgctaggattataggcatgaaccaccacacctggctgggaagACTATTAGTCCAAAAATTCTTACAAATACATCACAGCACACACACTGCAAGACCACATCGAACACACTCAAAGCAAACATAACATCCAACTTAAACACAGAGACCTAGAACCCAGGTCCTCCTAGAAACAGAAGATCTTTGCCTCAAGTCAGCTCATCAGATAGACCCAAGGCTGAGAGATCTTAATTGGCCAGGAGATCTGGGTGCTCCTGGTTCTGGAATACAGAGAGCGTTTGCCATGCTACTGGGCTCAGAACCTGAATAGGTGCAAGAGAGCTACACCTTGCAGAACAACTAGCTCGAAAAAAAAGTACCCAaggccattttttaatttttttttttttaaacagacttttgctctgtcacccagcttggagtgcagtggtgccatcacggctcactgcagccttgatctcctgggctcaagcaatactgccacctcagcctcttgagaagctaggaccacaagtgtgcaccaccatgcctggctaatttatttatttttttgtacagacagttctccctatgttgcccaggctagtcttgaacacctggtatcaaccaatcctcccaccgcggcatcccaaagtgttgggattataggagtgagccactgagcccagccaaattATTACTTTGAAATGGTAGTAACATGGCAGATAGAAAACTCAAAAACTTTATAGGTTTAGTACCTTTTATAAGGCACTATAGTGAAAATTAAGTTTCATGATCTCCTCAACCCCCATTCATTTTCAATACATTTTGGATGGCTAGATGACTGGTTGATAGCGATGGGAGTGGTTGATAGTGATGGGAGTGGAGATTGGGGGACACTAAACATCAGATTTATGAAGCTGTAGTTCAAAGTAAGTAACCTatgcttaaaataaaacttcacagttattttttaaaaatacaactcacggtcaggcgcggtggctcacgcctgtaatcccagcactttgggaggccaaggtgggtggatcaccagatcaagggtttgagaccagtctgaccaacatggtgaaaccctgtctctactaaaactacaaaaattagccaagtgtggtggcatgtgcctgtaatcccagctactcaggaggctgaggcaggagaattgcttgaacccgggaggcacaggttgcagtgagctgagatcgcgccactgcacaccagcctgggtaacagaggaagactccatctcggaaaaaaatatatatatatatacacacacacacacacacacacatatatatacatatatatacacacacatacatatatatatatatattagtaattgaagaaaaatgtgagccctttaaagattttttaagattaggaaacaaaaccaAGCCAAAAGGAGCCAAAATAGGACCTTAAGGTGGATGCCTAGTGGTTTCCCATTAACACTCTTGaaaaattgcccttgtttgacGAGAGGAGTGAGCAAGAGCACTGTGATGGAGAAGGGCCCTGTCTGTTGAAGCTTTCCCCcaggcatttttctgctaaaggtTTGGCTTTCTCAGAACACTCTTAcaataagcagatgttatcattctttggccctccagaaagtcaggaaaaaaaaaaaaaaaaaaaaaaaaaagccttgtaggcccagtgtggtggctcatgcctataacccagcactttgggagaccaaggcaggcagatcatctgaggtcaggagttcgagaccagcctgggaaacatgatgaaactccgtctctaccgaaaatacaaaatattagctgggtgtggtggcatgcgcctgtggtcccagctactctgaggctgaggtgggaagatcgcttgaccctggggagatggaggttgcaatgagctattgcgccactgcactgcagcctgggtgacagaatgagaccccatctcaaaacaacaataaaagtttaaaaataaatttttaaaaattatgcaggaAAGGAAGCTTTGAAATACAAACCAGATTTTTAAGGCTACTGTGTTAATCCTATCCAggataaagagaaacaaatagaCAAAGGCAATGGGATGGGTCATCTAACAAAGTTGGTTTGGGACTCCACATCCTCcgtcttccttctccttccctcctgcccactCCTATCACCTTAGCAATTAAAATTCTACCCCCAAAGATTAAATTGTGAGCTTTAGAACCCCAGCTAGGGGGAAGCCTTCCCTGTCCTGGCTGCAGTCTGCACAAGGAAAACAATCCTGAGAAGATTGTTGCAATATTCCTTTGTGAGACCCTCCACAAATGCTAAGTTTTAAATAGTTCTGATCCAACTCTTCCTTAATTTAGGACAAACCAAACTGCGTCTCTATGCCCATCAGGGGGCAGCAGCCACCCACAGTGCAGGATTCTGCGCTCTTCTGGGAGGACAACAGTGCAGCTGACCCTTTCTACCCTCCCCATGGTTCAGAACCTGGTTCCCTGATCTGTCTCTCAGCCCCATTCCCTCCAATCCATTTCTATCAGGGTGGGCAATGGTTCTTTCCTCAGGAATATTTGCTCATCCATCTACCCAAGACACACGCAGCATTCTTTATTAAATAGCAGGAGCTGTGGTACCCTGCATCACACCAGAAATGTGGCTTCCAGGGGAAATACACTGCTGGCCTCCTCCTCATCCATCACTGTGCAGGAGCTGGGAAAGGTAGTAAGAGAGGGCTGGGCTGTTCTCAGCCAGCCTCTTCCATATCCCATCCCTCTAGCTCCACTCCGCCTGGCAAGCCAAACCTTCTTATCTTACAAAATAGTTCTTGGCCTTAGCACTTGTCACAACTAGAATTAATTACTTGTGCTATTGTGATTATTTATGTCATTAGTTGTTTAACATCTGCCTTCCCCCGAAAGGCTTTCAATTTCATAAATTCATGGCTGGTGTCTACCTCGTTCACCTCTCTGTTCCCAGAACCTAGTACAtcgtaggcattcagtaaatgttctTTAAGAGatcgaatgaatgaataaatgaatgaagatgaGTTTGCCTTTCAGTCTCTACAATACCAAGACTTAGAACTGAAGGGTGTAGCCATTAGGTTCTACCTGGATTCCTCCTGGGAAACCCACTCTGGGTAAGATACGAGGCATGAGACAAAAGGAAAGAGTCCTCTAAACGAAGTCTTGGCCTCTTTATGAAGTAAAAGGGCTGAGGTTATCCTTGCTGAGGAAAATCAAAGAAGTGTTGGAGCTAGTGAACACCGAGCTGTACTCCCTAaactccctcctgcctccccccAACTCCATTTAGAGCTGCCACACAGAAAAGGACCATATGTgcacgagtgtgtgtgtgtgtgtgtgtgtgcgcgcgcgcgtgtgtggagagagagagagagaccaataGACAGGCCAATAGAGAGACTGGCTGGGGTATTTGGGACTTGGACTGCTCTTTTGGGAAGTGTGTGCATGAACCCAAGGACCCTTGATGGGGAAAGTGAGCGAGAGAGAGGAGCTGGCAAGGACCAGTGTGAGGAAGAGATGGCATTGAGGAGCGGAGTGTGAGCAGAGGCAGATGAGTGGCAGATGGAAGTGTGAGTTTGAAAGAAAGGGACCAGTTTCTTAGAGCAGCAACACTCCTTATATGACACAAAGCAACTCGGAAGCTGGGCCCACTGCAGCCACTACGACACCAGTGAGAAATGCCTGTAATTAGGAGGTTGGcagttctctgggcctcagcccagagtgaggatgcagcaagaattTCTGAGCCAAGCTGAGCCAGGTGATGGAGGAGACGCAATCAAAACCATTCTAGTCCCATCCCTCCACCGCACCGGCACCACCTCCCTCCCATTTCTCTTCCCCACTATGATTCTCCCTCTCCTCCAAACAACTGATTCCCCTCCTCCATCTGAGGTCCCAGGCCCTAGATGCTCCTTTCAGCCAAGACAGATGTTCATCCACAAGGAGAGTAGTGCTTGAATTCTTCCACTCCTGCATTGGACCCGGTCTGGCCGAGGGCTCTACCCTCTCCTGGCTTCCCTGCCTGCTTCCCTCTTGGCTCCCAAGCCTCCCTTCTCCAGTCCCCAGGAGCTGATGGGCAAAGTTGGAAGAAAAATCACGAGGTTCCTGTGTTTCCACTTTGAGCCTAGTGTGTATGCTCCTGCAGGTCTCCCTGTGATATGCAGGACAGCTGCCAAAACACTgtcagatttttgttttcaaacctAATCCACAACCCTGTTTTTGTGCTACTTGGAACCACTGCATTTTAGCCAAGTGACAAACACAAACCACAGAGCGCAGAGCCAAATGCTCCAGGCAAGGGAGGGATTACAGAGTGCCTGGTGGTTAGACGTGTTTGTGGGTCTCTGCACTGTAAATTTTGCTACAGGAGCTGGCTGGGCTGGACAGGGAGGATCTGCACCTATTAGAGATGAGAGCTCttcaggagaagggggagggagtTGAAAAGCCTCTGTTGGTGGGTTAAAAGGTAGAAAGGTAGTTTCCTCTTTGTGGATCCCAAACTGTGGGAATATGGCAGGAAGGTTGCTGGGGATCCCAGCTCAAGGTGACCAGGACCTTTTACATGTGCCTCAATATTTCCATGAAGGACTTGACTCCTAACTAGTCCCCAGTCAATTGTGTACCAGGACCAGACTCCTAGGAATGCAGGCATTTCCACCAATGACGGTAGAGTTTCTGCCTCACCTCCCAGGGCCATGTCCCATCTCTGTGAAAAGCCACTTCCCAACGATTCAGAAGAGTCTTCGAGGGGCTGCTCCCAGGAACCTCACTCATCCCAGCAACAGGACAAGACTTGCTGGTCTCATATGAAAGTCCCTGGGGTCTGGAATGGACCCACCCCACCCAAGAGCTGCTTCTCTTCCACTTGTGATGGAATCACTGGTACTGTTGCTCAATCGAGCTTTCCCAAGAAAGTCAGACCTTGctcttctgaaaatattttattgataaattaACTTTAAGAGCATTCCCCTCCCACCCAACTGCTGTAAAGTCTCCTAGATGGGTCATGGGCCCCTGTGGGTGTCACATGGAGGACAGGGAGTCCCACTCACACAGGGGTAGGATTCCTAGGCATGGCAGAGGGGGGTAGGGGGCCTGAGGCAGGTCCCAGGGTCCTCTGAGGACAGCCCCTCTCACTCAGCACCAGAGTGGGGAGTGGTGGTCAGGAGTGGAGCACCTTGGAGCTTTATTGCTGGTGAATGCCAAGGAAAATGGGACCCCTGCCAGCCTAGAATTGCAGCTGAGGGCATCAGCACCCAGGGCTCCAGAGAAGGTGGCACTGATTCCCAATCAATAGAGCCTGGCTGCTGACCCACCCACCCAGGGACCCCTGGATGGGGAAGGAATCTGGAGAGGTATCTTagccaggcagggctggggaagggtTACAGTGTGCAGGTCTCGGGCAGGGCAGGCTCCAGAAAGGGGTGTGTGGCAGGGTAGCAAGGTGGCCACCTCTTCACAGGTCTATGGTGTCGCTGCCCATGCTCAGCTCGTCAATCTGTCGGCAGGCGTCCAGGAACTGCTCCTGCAGCAAGGCCTCCTCGGCCTGCAGCTCAGAAGCAGGCTCTGGGGAGTCGCGAGAGGGTGGGGACAGGGCCTGGTAGGATCCTGAGGCCGGGAGGCTGGGGCTGCTTCCTGAGGGCCGCGGGGGACTGAGGACGCAGACCAGAGGGCAGCGCGGGAGCCGGTCGGGGCTGGAACACAGCAGCATGGACGAGCTGTCCCGCGAGAGTCCGCACAACGAGCCAGATGAGGCGCTGCTGCCTGCGGGCCAAGCCTCGGGGGAGGGGAGCTCCGTAGGCGCAGGGGAGCCAGGGGCCTCCCCTGATCTCTCACTGGGCCCGCCCCCGGTCTTGGTCTTCGTCCCCAGCGAGGCGGTGCGGTGGAGGCCGAGCCCAGGCAGGGCGTCCTCGAAGGCAGGGCCCTGGAAAAGGCCAGGCGCGAGCAGGGCCTCGCTGCAGAGGGCCTCCTCGATGCTGCGCCGCAGGTTGATTGGGGAGGGCGGGCGGAAGTCCACGGTGAAATCGCTGCAGGGAGAGGAGGCCGGGGACGGGGCCGGGTTGGCCGCCGCGCCTTCAAAGCCCCGGCAACCTCCGCCCTGGAGTAGGAGGTCGGGGCCTGGCTCTGCCAGCGCGCACAGCTGCAGCAGCTCCGCGTCGCCGCGCGCGATGGCGCTCCCCAGAGGTTCCTTGTCCGGGGGCCCAGTGACCCAGCCTCCCGGCAGCAGCGGAGCCGCGTGGCCCGGGGACAAGCGAAAGAGCTTGGCCCAGCAGCGTGCCGGCACGCGGGGACTGCAAAGCGCCGGGTAGAGACCCAGCAGCGCCAACGGGAGCGCGACGCCCACCTCGCCCAGGCGCAGGCCTAGCTGGAAGGCCCACCAGGGCCAGGGCCCTTCCAGGCCTGGTTGGCCGCCGTAGCCCAGGGCGTGCAGCACCTCATAGCCCTGCAGGGCTCCGCTCAGCAGCCCGAAGGCGCCTGCCACCGGGGCAGTGCGCGCCGCGCGCCGCCAGGACTCCCGCGGGGCGAAGGGGCTGCGCGCCTGCGGCAGGGGTGTGGCGCCCTTGAAGCCCGACCCCCCTAGGGGAGCCCcggcccgccgccgccgcccgccccaGCAGGAGAGCGCCAGCAGCAGCCCCGAAAGGAAGGCGGCGAGGAACGCGTGCAGCCCACGCGAGGCGAGCCGCAGGGGCCGCAGCGGGCGATGCGCGGCGCTCCCAAGGGCGGCGGCGGccgccagccccagccccagaagCAGCAGTGCAGCCAAGCCGGCGGGGCACCGCGGCGGGCGCGGCCGGGACAGCAGCAAGCAAGCCAGCCCCAGGCCGGCAGCCAGGCAGGGCAGCGGAAGGTCCTGCAGCAGCAGCCAGGCGAGCGCGGGCAGTCGATCCCTGTGCCCATAGGCGTCGTAGAAGAGCGGGAAGGCCCGCGTGGTCCCGGCTGACAGCAGCAGCAGGTCCAGCAGCGCCAGGCAGGGGGCGCCGGGCGGGCAGCGCCAGGGCAAGAGGGCCAGAGCCAGCAGCGCCAGCAGGGCAACCAGGCCGAAGAGTGCGCCTACCCCATACACGTGGGCCTCCCAGGCCAGCCCCCAGCgagccctggcctctgcccaaTTGGCATCCAGGGTCAGGAAAAAGAGGGGCCTCGGGGCCTCGGGAGGCTGCCCCTCgcgttcaggcaattctcccacgcTGCAGGGCCCTGGCCCACACTCTGGCTGCCCCGAAGGGTTCCCGAGGCTGGCAGAAGAAGAGAGGTCATCTGGGCCAGAGGTGGGGACTGTGGGGTCTGTGGGCAAAGAAGGTTTGACTGAGGCAATCAtgcagccctgcccctgcccaccccacaggCAGTAGCCTGAATGCCAGTCAGAGTCCCCTAACATATTCAGGACACACTTGTCTTACATATGAGACTCACCCCACCTCTTGGCCTCTCACCTTTCCCTCCCCCGTTCCCCTATTCAATGTCTTCGCTGGAGTTTCAGCTGTcatccttcccctcttcctcctcctgcttctcgcCCTCTGCCTCGATCCCCCAGCTCCCTGCTTGACTCGTTTGTGATTCTACTAAAGAGTTTTTCTTTGAAGTCACAGAACTTTACAACTACAAGGAACCTTAAACACCCTCTCCAAGGAAGTTTCATGAGAAcagggatttttgtttctttgctcaCATCTGAATCTCCATACTTAAATTAGTTTCTGTCACATAGTTGGAATTTAGCAGATATTCATTGACTAAATGAATCCCTGTACTTGCCGGATGAAGGTACTGAAGCTCTTCTGAGAGGCAAAGTGATCTGCCTAAGGTCACAAATGGGCAGAGCTGCACCTAGAACCCAGGTCTGAACATCAGTCTGAGCCCTTTTCTGTGATTCCAAAGCCTCTTTCTAACATTAGTGTGCTTATCTCTTGTTCTGCACCCCTGACTCCCAACCCCCAACTTAGTGCTAGGAGGAGCTTCCCCTGCCCTTTTTCAACTACTCCCCCACCTTGTCTCCAGCTCAAGGAAAAGCccacatatgtgcatacacacacacacatgcgcgcgcacacacacattcagcaGGGGTGAGGTAAGATACTGCTGTCTCAGCACTCTGAGGAAAACATCATTTCTCCTTATTAATTGGCCTTCCTGCCTGCTACACCCCAAGCCTTAGCCTATCCATGGCTGTGACCCCTATCCTGTCTCATCCACAGAGCCACTGGTCTAAGTTTCTTAATATAGATGCCTCCATGCTTCTCCCCACACTGTACAGAAGGTGACATTGAGATGGACTCCCCCAGATCTCAAAAGGTGCCCTTAGGAACTCCCAGGGAGGAACTCTTGGGGACATCACAGTGGGATAAAACGCCATCTGAGTAAGTGAGCCCCTCAGTTGCTCTGGGGTCTCCTATCTTGGGTCCCTAGCCCCATCCTGTGCTCTAATGCCTTCCCATATCCCTTGGAAAAAGGGAAGTCAACTAAGAGATGGTAAGGAGTAAGATCCTTAATTCTACTCTTCTGGAGCAAGAGAGGAGTTGGGTAGAGTTAGACTCAAGGATTCTCCCCAGGGCCAGACAGCAAGGGAAGATGCTGGAATCTGAACCTCTACCTGCCCTCACCTACAGATTCAGCAGGACCGCAGCCACAGGCAAGGGTGGAAGAAGAAAGGGTGGTGGTGAAGGATGTGGACAGCCTGGCAGGGATGGGTAGGGGGACAAAAGACAGATATAGAATGTGAGGGCAGGGTGTCCGACAATCACCCAACTGCCTGGCCCTGCCTTGGCCATGCCCCAACTggacaacacaggaagaccccagGAGCACCCCCAGCCACAGGCAGGGCCAGCTCATGCAGGGGACGCTCAAAACATAACAgttctaggccgggcgtggtggctcatgcctgtaatcccagcattttgggaggtcatggtaggcagatcacctgaggtcaggagtttgagaccagcctggtcaacagggcaaaaccccgtctttactaaaaatacaaaaattagccagacatggtggcatgcgtctgtaatcccagctactctggaggctgaggcaggagaatcgcttgaaccggggaggcggaggttgcagtgagtggagatcgtgcctctgcactccatcctaggtgacagagtgagactctggctcaaaaaaaaaaaacccaaaaaaccaaaaccaaaaacaaaacacacacacacacacacacacaacagttcttaaaataataaatatataaaagataaacaaaaaacacaagagtTCTGAGAACAAGTAAAAGGAAGGAGTGAGGGGGCTGAGAGGTGGCtctgagagaaggaaagggatGATGCAATTGGACAACTGGGGAGGGCAGAAAGGAAGCAGCCAAAACATTAAATATACACAGCTCACTGCCAACCGCAAGTGGCAGCATGCACCCTGGTTCCCAGTCCATCATGTCCTCAAATCTGAAATGAGTAAGAGTACCTACTGCATAGGACTATTGTGAGAAAAATGAGACAATGTGTATAAAACTCTTGGAGAACCTGGTGCATCGTGATCCCTCAATCAAGATTGTGTCGTTATCATGATCATCAGCTAATGTTCATCACTGATCCATCATCTGTTTGTGTGTATGTCAGTGTGACTACCTTTGGTCTCAAACAGGTTCTTAATTCAACTAACTAATGGCTGCAGTCTGTTTTCAAAGTCTTTCAAAGTCTTAGAAACTTTCTAAACTTGCTTAGAAAGACAACAATTAGTCAAATAGTGAACATCAACACATTGTCTCACTTTATGAACTCTGTTTAAATAATacctttgctttgtttgtttgtttgtttgtttgtttttgagaaacgGTCTTGCTTcatcacccaagttggagtgcagtggcatgatctcggctcactgcaacctctacctcccgggttcaagcgattctcctgtctcagcctcccaagt
Proteins encoded in this window:
- the PRRT4 gene encoding proline-rich transmembrane protein 4 — protein: MARHGCLGLGLFCCVLFAATVGPQPASSVPGAPVTTLTPPPQSEASMLSLNLGLNFKFHLRGPAAVWGSPVTETQPLSLGPGQEPAEEVASGLRTDPLWELLVGSPGNSLTEWGSAEGGSKPQASSLLPESTSRRSGPSDWTTAPYQTRRNTVTWDTALTATALPSSVPKPHQNELELKFDMALRAGAAPTLGHRTLPLLPSLRASLAEIAGRLGPFGFFGTTLSPLRNFSGLSPPGETTSTSSASGVSGSLGFLGTTLSPPPYSLERKLSSPSPLDPAASLSFASIATTSLDPTVPTSGPDDLSSSASLGNPSGQPECGPGPCSVGELPEREGQPPEAPRPLFFLTLDANWAEARARWGLAWEAHVYGVGALFGLVALLALLALALLPWRCPPGAPCLALLDLLLLSAGTTRAFPLFYDAYGHRDRLPALAWLLLQDLPLPCLAAGLGLACLLLSRPRPPRCPAGLAALLLLGLGLAAAAALGSAAHRPLRPLRLASRGLHAFLAAFLSGLLLALSCWGGRRRRAGAPLGGSGFKGATPLPQARSPFAPRESWRRAARTAPVAGAFGLLSGALQGYEVLHALGYGGQPGLEGPWPWWAFQLGLRLGEVGVALPLALLGLYPALCSPRVPARCWAKLFRLSPGHAAPLLPGGWVTGPPDKEPLGSAIARGDAELLQLCALAEPGPDLLLQGGGCRGFEGAAANPAPSPASSPCSDFTVDFRPPSPINLRRSIEEALCSEALLAPGLFQGPAFEDALPGLGLHRTASLGTKTKTGGGPSERSGEAPGSPAPTELPSPEAWPAGSSASSGSLCGLSRDSSSMLLCSSPDRLPRCPLVCVLSPPRPSGSSPSLPASGSYQALSPPSRDSPEPASELQAEEALLQEQFLDACRQIDELSMGSDTIDL